A window from Rhizosphaericola mali encodes these proteins:
- the asnS gene encoding asparagine--tRNA ligase, translated as MFNKRTKIKALLELAPSETQEYTVMGWVRTFRNNQFVALNDGSTINNLQVVVPLGLVDDALLKRITTGASIKAQGKLVASLGKGQKVELNATTIEILGDSDPEKYPLQPKKHSLEFLREIAHLRFRTQTFSSVFRIRHALAFAVHQFFNEKGFVYLHTPIVTSSDAEGAGEMFRVTTLPLENAPKKEDGSIDYTQDFFGKSTNLTVSGQLEGELGATALGEIYTFGPTFRAENSNTTRHLAEFWMIEPEMAFNDIYDNMDLAEEFIQYLIKYVMEHNADDLAFLDNRLKEEEKSLPMDKRNEFGLIEKLQIVLNNKFERITYTEAIEILLASPAYKKKKFKYDVSWGIDLQSEHERYLVEKHFKKPVIVTGYPKDIKAFYMRQNDDGKTVAAMDILAPGIGEIVGGSQREERLDLLLARMAEVGIPSHEMEFYLDTRRFGSVPHSGFGLGFERMVLFVTGMTNIRDVIPFARTPKNCEF; from the coding sequence ATGTTCAACAAGCGGACCAAAATCAAGGCGCTTCTAGAGTTGGCGCCTAGCGAGACACAAGAGTATACAGTAATGGGATGGGTACGTACCTTCCGTAATAATCAGTTTGTAGCGTTAAATGACGGAAGTACGATCAATAATCTACAAGTTGTCGTGCCGCTTGGGTTGGTAGATGATGCTTTATTGAAAAGAATCACGACTGGCGCATCTATCAAAGCACAAGGAAAATTGGTTGCCTCTCTTGGAAAAGGTCAAAAAGTAGAATTAAATGCTACGACCATCGAAATATTAGGAGATTCTGATCCTGAAAAATATCCATTGCAACCCAAAAAACACAGCTTGGAATTTTTGAGAGAGATCGCACATTTAAGATTTAGAACGCAAACATTCAGCTCCGTATTTAGGATTAGACATGCCTTGGCATTTGCAGTTCATCAATTTTTTAATGAAAAAGGATTTGTGTATTTGCATACACCAATCGTTACGTCAAGTGATGCGGAAGGTGCTGGCGAAATGTTTAGAGTAACCACTTTGCCTTTAGAAAATGCTCCTAAAAAGGAAGATGGCAGCATTGATTATACACAAGATTTCTTTGGAAAAAGTACTAATCTGACGGTAAGTGGTCAATTGGAAGGTGAATTGGGTGCCACTGCATTAGGTGAAATTTATACATTCGGACCAACATTTAGAGCGGAAAATTCTAATACAACAAGACATCTTGCTGAATTTTGGATGATTGAACCAGAAATGGCATTCAATGATATTTATGACAATATGGATTTGGCGGAAGAGTTTATCCAATATTTGATTAAATATGTAATGGAACACAATGCAGATGATCTTGCGTTTTTGGATAATCGATTGAAAGAAGAGGAAAAATCTCTTCCAATGGATAAACGAAATGAATTTGGATTGATTGAAAAATTACAGATCGTTTTGAATAATAAATTTGAAAGAATCACCTATACGGAAGCGATTGAAATATTGTTAGCGTCTCCTGCATACAAAAAGAAGAAATTCAAATACGATGTAAGTTGGGGTATTGATCTTCAAAGTGAACACGAACGTTATTTGGTGGAAAAACATTTCAAAAAACCTGTCATCGTAACCGGTTATCCGAAAGACATCAAAGCATTTTATATGCGTCAAAATGATGATGGAAAAACCGTTGCAGCGATGGACATTCTTGCTCCAGGCATCGGTGAGATCGTTGGAGGTTCTCAACGTGAAGAAAGATTGGATCTTTTGTTAGCAAGAATGGCTGAGGTAGGAATTCCTTCGCACGAAATGGAATTCTATTTGGATACACGCAGATTTGGTAGCGTACCACATAGTGGATTTGGTTTAGGATTTGAAAGAATGGTATTGTTTGTCACAGGTATGACCAATATACGCGACGTGATTCCATTTGCCCGCACACCAAAAAATTGTGAATTTTAA
- a CDS encoding DUF3050 domain-containing protein yields the protein MEKIETHLDQLDIALQPIKQKLIDHPLYHKIQSLEALRLFTEYHVYAVWDFMSLLKSLQLALTCTSLPWYPVGDPTTRYLINEIVTGEESDVDEHGNRCSHFELYLDAMHEMGSQTTSIENFVQNAIANNNILEVIEKSELPQFVKDFLQFTFDVVLNASLHIKAAVFTFGREDLIPDMFISIVRELSSTNPEKLSIFKYYLERHIEVDGDEHSILGKQMVERLCGEDEKKWDEAIEMSIKSLEMRNHLWNGIAELIG from the coding sequence ATGGAAAAAATAGAAACACATTTGGATCAATTGGACATTGCCCTACAACCAATTAAACAAAAATTGATCGATCATCCTCTTTATCATAAGATTCAAAGCCTCGAAGCATTGCGATTATTTACAGAATATCATGTGTATGCGGTTTGGGATTTTATGAGTTTGCTTAAATCTTTACAACTTGCATTGACTTGTACAAGTTTGCCTTGGTATCCAGTGGGAGATCCTACAACACGTTATTTGATTAATGAGATTGTAACTGGGGAAGAAAGTGATGTGGACGAACATGGAAATAGATGTAGCCATTTTGAATTATATTTGGATGCAATGCATGAAATGGGAAGTCAAACTACCTCCATTGAAAATTTCGTACAAAACGCTATCGCAAATAATAATATATTGGAAGTTATTGAAAAAAGTGAATTACCACAATTTGTAAAAGACTTCTTACAATTCACATTTGATGTGGTTTTAAATGCTTCATTGCATATCAAAGCTGCTGTATTTACATTCGGGCGAGAAGATCTAATTCCTGATATGTTCATCAGTATCGTACGTGAATTATCCTCTACCAATCCTGAAAAATTATCCATTTTCAAATATTATCTAGAACGACATATCGAAGTAGACGGGGACGAACATAGTATTTTGGGCAAGCAAATGGTCGAACGCCTTTGCGGAGAAGATGAGAAAAAATGGGATGAAGCGATTGAAATGAGTATTAAATCTTTAGAAATGCGCAATCATCTTTGGAATGGCATAGCAGAATTGATAGGCTAA
- a CDS encoding (deoxy)nucleoside triphosphate pyrophosphohydrolase: protein MKKVEVVAAIIKYSEEIFCVQRPQNKLAYISEKYEFPGGKIELGETKEDALLRELKEELNLEPKIKSFFLTVVHPYPDFELTMHSFICEVSSKEIILNEHIDAKWLTVDQLDSLDWAAADFPIVKKLMANG, encoded by the coding sequence ATGAAAAAAGTAGAGGTAGTGGCTGCAATAATAAAATATAGTGAAGAAATATTCTGTGTGCAAAGACCCCAAAACAAACTAGCCTACATTTCTGAAAAATATGAATTTCCTGGAGGTAAAATTGAATTAGGTGAAACTAAAGAAGATGCTCTATTACGCGAATTAAAGGAGGAATTAAATTTAGAACCAAAAATTAAATCTTTCTTTTTAACTGTTGTGCATCCGTACCCCGATTTTGAGTTAACCATGCATAGTTTTATATGTGAAGTATCCTCCAAAGAAATTATATTAAATGAACACATTGATGCGAAATGGTTAACTGTTGATCAGCTTGATAGTTTGGACTGGGCTGCAGCAGACTTTCCTATCGTTAAGAAATTGATGGCAAATGGATAA